In Colletotrichum destructivum chromosome 1, complete sequence, the sequence CACAGCACCCGGCCCCCCTCCGGCCCCTtccggcctcctccttcactGCTGCCCCTGCCTTATCAAACTCGCCGAAACATATACGTTTGTCCAACTATTCACGCCCCAGTGCTCATCAGTGTTTGTGCGTGCACTTGCTAATGACGGCCTCATCGCTACCTTGCAGATAGGTACCTGGTACCTTGCACAGGCCCTCTCGTGAAATGACTTTGATTCGGTGGGCTCCCGAGACCACTCACTCTGTCTAAGTATCGCGTCTCCTGGCTAAAAGATGGATGCTGTTGCAGATAGACTCTGATACAGAGCCTCCACACAAGGACGGAACtaaaaaaaacaagaaaagaaagaaggcAGATGCTGTCAGACAGCCAAAAAGGCATGTCGCAGAAAACCTTGAACTCCGCTACCACTACGATCATGGCAATCGGCCAAGCCTTGGCGATGACCTCGCCTCGCATGCATACCGACCGGAACGCGTGCAGTCATCCCGTATCTAGCAGTGCCCTGTCTGCTGCCTGTACAATCCGCCCAAAACGCCCGCGCAGTCGAGCACACTAAAAGTCAAGGCCCAAAGAAGCCAGAAGCCGGAAGCCAGAAGCCAGAAGCCAGAAATCAGAAACCAAGGGGGTATCTCCACCGTTCTCCGCTCTCAAGGCAACAAACAAAACGTCAATCGCCATCTGCATCGACGTGCGTCGACGTGAATTGCGAGCCCACCGGAAGGAAGCCTCTAATCGATCTCAGAATCGCCCATGGCCAGGACTTCGAGGGACTCGTATTCGTCCCAAGCCTTCTCAATGGCGTCTCTGTGATGCTTGGTTAGCCGCATTCATAATCGCCTGGGAAAAGACAGGATGTACTCAcgcctcgaccttgaccaACGCGACGCCTTTCTTACTGCAGAAGTCTAAAAAGCGCCTCTTGGTGCGATCTCGCTTGAACTCGGCCATGAGGTTTCCTCTCGGCTCACCGGTGGGCGAAGATACAGCGCCATCCTTACACACAACGATGACTTTGAGCGTTTCGGTGGCCCATCGCATCTCCTGAATATGCTCCAACTCCAAATGGAAGTTGATCGGCTTGCGGTATATGCCCCAGGTACAGTTGTCTCCTTCGGCAAGCACTTGATGCTCGAAAACTTCCTCGCCACCGTCGGGGATCCAGTGCCAGTACTGCGTCACACCGGTACTAGCGGTGTTTAGGCGGGACTTGATTCGGTTCAGCGCCCAGTCGTGGTTGCCAATATGGTCGCCGCTGAACTCGTCAATGTCGGTGAAGCCATCGTATTCGAGATCCGGGTCCTTGGCTTTCCTGGGGCCCTGATACATCTTGAACTTCTTGTACGGCCTGGCCAACTCGGGCGTCGGTGGCGCGCTCCGTTGTGGCTCCTCATGGAAAACATGGGACTGCGATTGCAAGAGCGGCTGAGGGTGGGGATAATGTGCCgtcgtgggcgtgggcgcaAGCGGACGCTGTGAGGCGCCAGGGAACTCCTCGCTAATGAAgagcttgcgcttcttcatATTCGGCGTGCCCTTGGTCGAGTTGGGCGATTCCTTTGGCGTCATCTTCATGCCCGACGGTCTACCGATGCTCTtcttgccgttggcgagCCGCAGAGCGACGTACTTGGAATCGTGATAAAAGTCGTGAATGGTCTTGGCGAGGTTGAAGCTGGGGCCTTCGGCCGTGATGATCTCCTGTAGACGCTGCCGCAGCCATTCCAACGGGGTAATGTCGAGCGTCTTAAAGCCTTCCAGGGTCCGTAGGGTGTCAGCCAGGCGGAAGATGGTGTCGTAAGAAACCAGGCGAGTCATCATGTACTTCTTGGCCACCAGTTGGTAGGGGCAGAAGTCGGCGTCTTCCAGGAACTTGAGAATGGTCTCTCCACGGTTCACCTGTCGGCCGAGCTGGAACTTCATGCTGTTCTGCCCCTTttcgagggcggcctgcAGCTTGTCTCGCCACGTCTGCAGGGTTGGCTCAATTGTTGGCGCGATTTCGGGCCAGGACTGATCCCAGTAAGGGTGATTCTGGTCGATTTTGCCGACGGGGACACCTTCCATGCACTCTGGGTGGGTGTAGACAGTCCCGTCGTGTTTGAGGGTGAGGGTTGCCTTGGTGATGGGCGTCAGGTCCTCTTCCGTCTCGTCCGTGGCGGTTGAGCCCTCAAGAAAGCTCTTGTCTCGGGAGTTGGGCCGACTGAGGGAGGCGGGAGTGGTAGAGCCGTTGAAGTTGCCGTTTACGGGGCCCCGGTCACCCTGGGGGTCTTGTGTAGGCGCGTTGAAGGCCCTGAACTTGGTGATGGTTGGCGTTTGCTCTGCCGCCAATGGCTCGCAGCAGTTTGTCCTCTGCCACATGCAGTTACCGCACGCCTGGAACTCGGGCATGTCAAGGCCGATGCATTGGGCAAAAGGACCTTGGCCCCTGGCACACATATTACACTGCTGGGATTGTTTCCGTACGAGACCAGTCGCCTGGATGACGGCGCCCATCCACTTCTCCTCGGCTTCACCAAGTTGCTTCAAGTCTTGCTGGCCGAGCACGACGCCTGGGCGAAGCTGCACCGCCCTCTTCTGGGGCAGACCAGACAGAAATATGACGGACCTGTTACTGGACAGGAGGCGATTCACGGGGCCGATGGAGCGACCTAGTGCATCCATAATCATCGTAAGCGGCGGCTGGTCAGGCCTGCCAGGGACGGGGATCGACGGGTGAGGGCCGTTGCGATGGTCTCCGTTATTCAGCATCGCACCGTTGGGTAGATTGGGAATTCCGTTGGGGATTCCATTTGGGATTCCATTGGGGATTCCATTGGGGATTCCATTGGGGATTCCGCTAGGGATTCCGTTTGGCGCCTTGATGGCCTGCGTGTTTTCCGCGGACGCGGCATGGCGATGCGAGGGtgcggcaagggcggcggcggcgatcctCGCTCGCTCGTCGTTCTCCTTGCGATGTTCCTCGGCGAACCAGGCGGCCACAACCCTGTGATGGTTCTCGCGCTGGAGCTGAAGGTCCATCCTCGCTTCTTGAAAACGGTTGGTGAGGTCCTCCAGGCTCTTGTGTTCTCGACTGATGGCGCGGTGGACCTCAAGCGCACGTctctcgagctcctgctTCTGGTGGTTCAGATCCGTCAGGCGGGCCATGTAATACTTGGTGTTAGCCACGAGGTCACTCTCCATcctctcgtcgtcttctttttGCAGCATTTTCACCGATTGCCAGTAGCTTTCCTCATCTTGTGACGTCAAGCGCctgccgtcgccggggtCGAGGTGCATAGTGGCGGCGACCCAATCGGGGTTGTGGTGAGGCGAAAGGGTGGGTGTCAATTCACACCGGGCGTGGATTTGGTACGAATGAGTCGAGGCTGTGGTTCATCCAGGATAATGAATTGTGGTTCTGTATCTTTTAGATATGAGTCGTATCCGAGGGAGGCTGAGTAGGTAGAAAACTGAGATTACTCCAGCACGATTGTGCGACCGGTCCAGACAAGGCTGCGGTTTCGCATTGAAGATGATGGGGAGGTAGAATGTAAATCAAGTCGCTGCGTTgtgttggcgttggcgtcagagtccgagtccgagtccgaaTGTTGTGTGTGGAGCAGCCAAAAATGTTGCGTTGACCAGTGCAATACAACCTTTAGGTGCTTGTGCCCGTATTGTACCCAGCCAGACGGGTGTTACAGGTCCAGGATGCCAGACAGGTAGATACCTAGGTATGCAGGTAGGTGAGCCGGAAGACCCCGAAAGGTGGTCGACCACAGGTGAGGTAAggtgagtgtgagtgagtgagtgagtgtgtgtatgtgtgtttgtgtgtggGACAAAGCCGCTTAGTGTGTAacaaggggaagaaggacaGGTATAGGGAAGGAGGACAATTGAGTAAGTAATAGCGGCGCAGGCGGTGGGTGGGGTGGGAACTTGGGGGTGACTTGAGGAGAGATACGAAAGACTAGACGGTTGGTCGTGTTAGATGTCGTTGGCTGCTGTTGATTAGGTCTGCGCTTCGCGAACTATAGGCCGGAGGGATCCGGGGGTGATATCGGTATGGTATGTTGCAGTCCAATCGCCCGCGGGGGTCGGAGTGTAGTAAGGATGGTGCTGCTGGGCAAACGAATTCCCGCCGGGGGAAGCTTCAACCGTCAGGCCGGTCCAGAGTCCCGGTAATTCAAAGGAGAAAGGGTGAAAAAGGGTGATAAGTAAGTCGGTGAGGGGATGAAGGTGAACCGTCTGCCAATATTGATTGCCCTTAGGTTTTTGAAGCGGATTGGTGATGTTCTCAGCGAGATGACCTGAAGTGGACTGGACTGGCTGGATTGAACTGAGACGGGGTTGGATTGTGATGCAGTGTTGTGCGGTGGACCGCACACTGATTTGATTGAatggctgacgaggagattGCGAGGTAAGGGTTGCGGTGCTGCAGACGCGgatgcggctgcggctgcggtTGCGGTTGGCTGCGATAGAATATCGCGTGTTTTCACGTGATCTGGCGCAAGAAACCTGGCCTAgatcctctccttctcttggACTCTGTGGCCAAGGGAAATCGTGCAAAAGAGGGAGGTAGggaggagcagaaggagaagcagatggagggaaaagagagaagagggagggaaagagggaggagggagtgagggagagggggagggagagaaaagcTGGACGTCGGCCGGTGAGGTGGACGAGAATAATCAAGTTCAGCGACGGTCGGGAGCTGGGATGCCCGAGGGGGACAACGAGGCTCTACCTAGACAGACGGTTGGCTTTGGCCTGGGTTGTTTGTGTGCAAAGAGTCAAGGCGTGCCTATTGTAAAGGGGGaacaaagaagaaggaaagccCGGGCGTCAGTCAGGTCAATGTCtgtgtcgatgtcgatgtcgatgtcggaCGCCGATGTCGATATTGATGCGAGGAAAGGGatgggaagggaaaggaaaaaacGGAAGGTAGAGCGAGAAGGCCTGCCTGTCTGGACTCGTATTGGACCCAGAACCAGGGAACTGTGGCACGTAGATAAGGCATCGCACCACCTACAGGCAATGTACTAAGTAAGTATCCGTAGTTTAGTGTGGTGTGTATATTCGTGGAGAGGATCCTGCAACGGGCCAAACACAATTCATTAGTTGGAACGCCTATCTGCTACCTCGCTGTCCGATCATGTCCAGGCAGGCAGGCGTCTGGGGTGGGTGCTGGACCGGCAAACCTGCCTCAAGCCTAGAAATTAGGAAAGTACGGACGGATACGGAAAAAGATTTAAATCGCCGAGAGGGGGGTAGGAATTTCAAACAAAAGCCACCCTTGTGCTGACCTGGGGGTGGGTgccactacctacctacatagtttctacctacctaccctgTTGGATagtaaggtaggtaagtacCTTAACCTAGGCAATAACGGAAAGGTAACCTACAGTAGAGATAGCGCCTAGGTGGGCATAGAAAGTAATCAATTAATCACCCATCCGCCCGTACTGTGTACCTTCCTGGCCTGAACTTGCTTGACTTAACTGCCTGAACCTAGGTAGGTCGGCGATCTAGCGACaacctgcgccgccgccgatcccGGTGGGAGAGTGACTATAGCATGGTACCTGGTCGGCATTAGATTCCCGAAAGGGTCTCAAGGCCAAGCGTTTGTAACGCATGTCTTCCTATGTAAATAGATAGATGGGGTGGACGAGTACGTATATACACGGAGCAACCCGCCCATGACAACTCCAATCTGCCACCTACCAACCAAGACCAGGGACTTAGAATTTAATGTATACTAATCCTCAcctctcactcacactcCTTGTCAATAGTGAATTGCATGTCCCGCATTGCGTTTGTAGCCAAGCGAGACACGTGATTGGCTGCATGTGCGACAAATTGCCCCTTAGCTTTAGCCTAACAGATCCGATGGATCCGATTACACTTGCTCGACCTGGGTCCCCTTCCCATTGTGTCTACAATGTACTCGCCCACTTGTTGGTCCACTGTGATGTCCGCCGGCGTTAAGTAGAACCTGCAAAAAGACGCTGCCTGTTTCAATGCGTTTATGGGGCAGTCTGTCTACCACCATTTCtcagtacctacctacctacactaGGCATGTACGGCAGTGCTGTAATACAGTGTTGTTCATTGTGAGTATACTCTCTCTATAACCCCTCCATTTTCTTTTCGTGTTTGCGACTTCATCTCCTTCAgactccatctccatctccattTCCGCATCATCTCCGCCTCAGCCTCCACCTCCGCCAAAGTGTCAGTTTGGCGGAAACATGGACGTGCTTCGAGACGCAGATGATCAAAAccttgcctctctctccctcctcatcttctctctcatctctccttctccttctcccctcgctctcgctttttgctcctcctccaacaccaccaccaccaccaccaccacccaaccccctcccctggcTCCATGATTAACAGAGCGACCCCCTCGCACTCGGGCAGCCCGGGCGGCTCCGTTTCACGGAAGACAGGATAGCCTCGGCCTTTAGGTTTGCCGACTCGAAATGCTTACTTAGGGGAGCGATCGCCTAGAACTGGGGAAGTCTAATTTCTACTTTACCTGTACACCAACCCAGACACAACATGCTTTGCCGCGATACAATGTGCGTCAAAGCTTATCCCAGGTTGGTGTTCTATTCCCTTTGATTACTACACTTCTCCAGCGTCAGTAACAAACCTTGTTCGGGTTAAACGCTCGCCTGCGGCTAGGCTCGGCGGGCGCACCTTGACTTTTACTCCACCTCCCTCCGTATCTTGAAAACCTCTGACTTGCCACGAAACACCACCGGGCACCGCACGCCCCAAGAGAAACCTAACAGGACTTACCCAGGTAGGTGGCATTGCCACtcaccacctacctacctacagtGCCTGCTACGTTAGTACGCATGCAGCCTTGTGCCGTTGCAATCCTGCAAGTCATTAAGCATTATGCGATCACCAAACTACCCAGTTCAACTTTGCAAATGTATCACTTAGCCACATCCTTCACCACCAACCCCTCCTCATCCCTTAATACCCCTGCCTGCCTTGAGTATCAGTTATTTTGACTCAGAAAGGGCTTGGACTTTTTCGTTGTGTCATGAATGAATTAAACTATGTACCGCGAATGCTCGTAAGCATCCGTTAAAATTATTACCCTCCTCTTTCGGTGACCCAGCGTTAGTCTGCTAGACCCAGCACTATTTAGCGAGACCGAGAGTGGAGCCGGGTCCCGGCCAAAACCATATATCCCGAGACCGAGTCTCTCCCCAAAACAGTCGTATCTCAGCGTTGTGTGTgtttgagagagagagagagagagtgtgtgtgtgtgtgtgtgtgtagaCCGGCCTACCTGTGAAAGACAGTTTTCCTCCCAAACGCCAGTTGTGATTCAATGTTATCCattcgtcgtcatcctcgatGCAGCCAGACCAGACAGAAAGCGCTTGCTGCAAGCGAGTAACACCCGGACGCCTGTCGTCAAAAATCGCTGTGGAAACAAACGCTTGCGTTGGTTTGTTGTCCGGAAACTCTCATGCAACTCTGTGAGCCAATCCCCAGTGTGAATCAGTACCGGGCAGAGTagcgcgccggcgccggcgatggagaGTACGAGTGGTCATAGCCGCTGGCCTGGCCATAAGGGTCTTCGGCGTACACGGTGGCTCGGCGGTCCTCCTCGGGCAACAGCTCCTTAACCTCCCAGTTGTTCATCCTTGTCCCGACGGAGAActcgaggtcctcgcggGTGATGGAGTCCCAGTACTACACAGCAATTTCAGCAATAGTCGCCAGGCTGGACAATCATCATTACATACCTTGTACACCATCATGACGCCCAAAAGGTTGCAGATTgtggcgaagaagaggccATCAAGGTAATGGCTGACGGCGGTGCAGATCTGCGTGCTGACGGCATACAGAATGACCTGGCccacgacgaagaagaagacgccaAAGGCGATGTCGCCCAGAGGCCAGCGGTCCTGCAAAGTCCTGACGACAAGGAGGATCTGGAGTGCGACGTAGACGAAAAGCTCAATAGCGTTCAGCAAGTACAGAACGATGAAGAGAccgatggtgttggtgggtCCCAGACCAACCCACGACTTGAAGGTAGCAAGCGAAACCAAGAAGCATATCGCAAAAGCCGCCAGAGAACAAACGCGCAGCAGCCAGACGGAAAGAAGGGTGCCGTCTTCGTACAACTGAAATCCGACGAAACCGTTGATCAACAAGCAAGTAATCAAGGCCGACGTCAAGCCGTTTTGCACCGATACGAAGTACGGGTACGGGGCCGAGCCCGGAGGAACGACACCTGCATCAACGCAAAGGGAGATGAAACTGAGGAGCATGTAAATGTAAAAGAACATGAGGATTTCCTTGCGACCTGTGAGTGGCGCGTCAGCAATGCGTATTTGGCGCAGCGGTGCtgtgcggtgcggtgcggtgcggtgctgAGAGTGCAACTTACCAACAGCCGTGAATTTGCCGCGGATGTGCAAGATCATGACGACGGTcatgaggagggcgacgatgtgCATGGCGCTGGCGGCACCTTCAAAAATGATGGTGTTTGCCAGCTCGATGTTGCGGGCATAGCAGTCCGGCTCGATACCAACACCGCTGGTAACCTCCGTGATGGGGCCGATGGATGCACACAGTGGCAGTGGCGCCATGTGGCAGATGTTGGTGAAGTCGCCAAAGCCTGACATGGTGATGTAGGGGCTGGCCTACGGCGACGAGGCAGGCGACCGGGTCGAGTCGAGCAGGACGAACGAGCGTCGAAGATGGTCAGAATCGtatcggcgagggcgggatTATAAGTGTGTTTAAGGATTCTGTCGGGAGTGCGTAGGTATGGATGTTCTCCGGTAGCGGTTGGTAGCGAGAGAACGATTCGAGCGACGGACGGAGTGTCGAGGCcaagcgacggcggcgacttgATGTGTATGGCGTACGGCGGGAGAGGACTGGCGGAGTCCGGCGTGTCGTCGCGAACGAAGGGGACGATGGCGCGGATGGATGAGGAATGGATGTTTCGGCGTGCAGTACGGCAAGGGGGAGGGTCTGTCGTGGAGTTGAGGGAGGTCCCGTAGCGGAGAATCGCGGGAATCCAAGGACgggatggcggtggtggtcaagatcgaggtcaaggtcaaggtcaagaGCGAAGATGACGATTACGGAGCAACGGACAACGGGCAACAACGGCCGATGGAACGGAGTGAAGGTACGGGAACGAACGACTGGGCAACTGCCAACAAACCGTCGGGACTCTTTGGATTCTGAAAGGGTCGCCGGGAGTGGATCGGAGGAGAAGGCTGGAGCGAGTGTGAACgggttgctgttgctgttgctgtccGACGAGCAGTGAGGGAGCAGCGTCGTTGCTatgggaaagggaggaagaagggagtccacctcccccccccccccccccctggtcaTCTAGTGCCAGAGAATGGCGAGCAGCAAAAAATAGGACAGCAGGAAGGGGGGCACCTTCCCAGGCCAGGAACGAGGAAACGGGGAGGGAGTGGGGCTGAATGGCGACCCTTTGCAGTTGGGCGTGGCTGGTGGCTTTGATGGTGCCAATAAAAAATACCACGATGGCCTTCCTTTGCGGCCTTCTGACTGGTCAACTCGTGTTTTCCGGACGCTGGGAAGGCCATTGGGGCAAATTAACTTGTTTTTAGCACCCGTGTGATGCACTACCCCTGTCCAAGCGAAAGTCCAATCTTCCCCACTAGCGCGGGACACGAGCACCCATCAACGCCCCGTGGCAAGCCGCCAGGTGTCAGCTCTGCTCTTGCCAGGTGGTGATTGACCATCTCCCATTTCTCATTTCTCGATTTACTGCCCGTCAGAGATCCGAGACAAAGTGAACGAcatgtttttttcttcctgcGACAGCCTCCGTTGCTCCGTAACATCATCACCTTCGAAAGAATCGCAAGATGCCCTCCGATGCAAATAAACCTTGCGAAAGAAGAGCAAACTCCCGCTGTCAGTGACGTGGGCAAGCCCTCTTCCCTGCGTCTTTTAGTCACCCGTCGTCGGTCGCACGGCTTTCGTCCCAACTCACCCAAACTCTCCTTTGAGACGGATAGGATACCTTCCCTGTATTGTCTGTATTGCTATCTGCTTTGCTCTCTTCTGTCGAATGAAGGGTACACAACGCCTTGGAATCACACTTCATGACAAGCAAGCCATCACAATCTTGTTTGTGCTTGCCAACTGGCCAACTGCTGCGTCATTTTCGACATGTCGCCTTTCACTACTTGAATCCCCATTCCGGTGCAATTTGTCAACCCCGCTCGCTCGCCcacccaccgccgccgcatcgTGACTACAGCTAGTCACCCAGGCGAAACCGACGTCTCAGCCAGGCTGATTGAAACGGCACTCAACACGACGGAAATATACAACATTGTAACACTTGTCTTGGCAATCAATCAtccctttttttttgacAAGCCTCGTCTGCAAGTGCTGAAACTGTGGAGCCTATGGTCTGAATTTCCTATTCACAATGCAAAAGTCCCAAATCTTACGCGGGCTTCGTCTTGGGCAGAATGCACAACAACTTTTTCCTCCTTCCATCGCCACATCACTTCTGGCCAGAAACTCCCAAAAGGTTGCCACTGTCTCCGGTCCTCGTCCGCTTCAGTGGCCTGCGGCCGGTAGGTTGTTTCAAATCTACCCCCGTATCACTAGATGGAAATGAATGTCTGTCTGCACTTACACCGACGTAAGTGACGTCCCATTGCTTTTCTCTTGGTCCTCATTGGACATGGTCATCGTCTTCAGCCTATGCTAGACGTACAACAACTGCAAGACAAAAAAAACAGGAGACCCAAACCCCAGGCTGGCTACGTAGTAGTTACTTGCCCCAACACGGTCTTCCCGTCGTGGCCCCATTCCACATGGTTGATCAGTTGACCCCGTTAACCGAATCAGGGGCCACAAACCTCAGGATAGGGAtgtggccgtcgacgtcgaaaGACCGCACCCATGGCAGAGCCCTGAGCATCCTCACATGGGAAGGATGTATCTTTTCCTCCCCTCTAGTTTCTTGGCCGGCCCAACTCGGCTCGGTCAAATCAATCTTGCTCAGCGGTCGGTGTCGCAGAAACCTCATGATCTTTTGCTGCGTCCAGAAGGTGAAGCCGGCCTCTTTGA encodes:
- a CDS encoding Putative chitin synthase export chaperone; protein product: MSGFGDFTNICHMAPLPLCASIGPITEVTSGVGIEPDCYARNIELANTIIFEGAASAMHIVALLMTVVMILHIRGKFTAVGRKEILMFFYIYMLLSFISLCVDAGVVPPGSAPYPYFVSVQNGLTSALITCLLINGFVGFQLYEDGTLLSVWLLRVCSLAAFAICFLVSLATFKSWVGLGPTNTIGLFIVLYLLNAIELFVYVALQILLVVRTLQDRWPLGDIAFGVFFFVVGQVILYAVSTQICTAVSHYLDGLFFATICNLLGVMMVYKYWDSITREDLEFSVGTRMNNWEVKELLPEEDRRATVYAEDPYGQASGYDHSYSPSPAPARYSARY